The nucleotide window CATGTCTGTGTACTTGCATGATCAATTACCGTGTGTTCGTCAATTGACAATTATCGTAATGAGTTCCTATTAGCATGTCGTGTAGGActgcttttatttataaatcaaaattttttgtttagttttgtgtGTTTGTATGCTGCGAAAGAAAGCTGGGTTTCTTTGAATGTATAAATAAATTctgttctgtttgttttttccctctatttttgagaaaataacAGCATGCTGGCAATGAAGTTTTGCATGATCATTCAAATATTATGGCTGAAACTGAGTTTCTGAACAGTTGAAAATTTATGGGTTGCAATTACatttcattacaaattaacatGAACATTCTCATTGACATACATGCACGGTTAATGTTTTTTGCCAAACACACAGCTTTTGTAAATGCTAAACATTGAGTGCTTTATTATTGTATTAGTCCACGGTTTATTTATGTGCCACAATTTAATTgatatcatttttattcattttaaacttttgttaaatgttttaaaagatatCATGGAAGGTCTTGAATCTTCTGATAAGGCTGCTTGGACAAAGGAAATGTTGCATATATTTTGTGATATATGCATTAAGGCAATTGATATGGGAATGAGACCTAATACTCATTTCGATAAACCGGGGTGGAAATTTCTTATAACATCATTCAAAGAACAAACTGGGCATGCATTTACTAAAacacaattgaaaaacaaatgggatGGATGCAAAAAGGATTGGAGGATATGGAATAAGCTGGTTTCTGAAACCGGTGTTGGCTGGAATAGTGAATTAGGCACAATTGCAGCTAGTGATGAGTGGtggaaacaaaaaattcaggTACATTCCTTGTCATCggcacaatttaatttattattttcaaattccaGCCCTAAAATTTTACTAGTCTTGATCCTTCattactttatttaatttatatgcaggaAATTAGAGGAGCCAAAAAATTCAGACATGTCAGTATTGAGCCGtctttaaagaataaatttgaCCGAATGTATTCCAACATTGTCGCAACTGGAGCGTTTGCATGGACTCCTTCATCAGGTGTACCTGCTGGCAGTGGTGTTGATCCTGGTACAAGCAATGCCGACATTGCTGATGATGGTTTGGAAGAGGGCAGCGGTGATTCGGAGGAAGATGTGATTCCAGATTTCCAGACTGATATGGCTCGAATGGTTGGAGGGATACATATGTCTAGCAGCACCAATACAAAAAGCGgcgagaaaagaaaagaacgagATCATTATGATGTGCGaggtagaaagaagaaaacatctgGAATTGGTGTTAAGTTGCTGACAAGGTGCAATCATCTACTTGAGAGTATGTCAACTAAGAGTGATTCGACGTCTGTTAATATGGATCGTGAAGGCTGTAGTATTCCCGAGGTCATGGCTGAGCTGCACTCCATTCCTGGAGTTTCAGTTGACGATGATTTTCATGACTTCGCTACGGAGTATCTTAGTCtaagaaggaaaagagaaatgtGGTCCAGTATGGGCGATATGCAACAGAAGTTGCGATGGTTGCAGCGAATGTATGAACGAAGTAAACGTGCTTAGCTGACAAGGTATTATTAAAGTATATTAACTGTTAATCAATTAAGTATGTTCAAGTGCTTACaatatttatacatgttttgttttattgttgcaGAGTAATGGGATGCCGATTTTTAAAAGAGTAGTTTCCATTTGCCGAAGTTTGTTCGAGGCATTGTATTTGCGGTAATTGATGTActgttatatttattaaactgCTTTACGGGATTTAACAGACTTGTATGAGAAATTGTTGGTTGTAATGTTGTATTTTATCAATGAATTACAATGTTCAATGGTTAATGTTCAATGGTTGACATTTTAATGGAATTGGTTGGTAATTTACCTTAACTGATTTGTTAACtatatatttgtatttgctGCCGTGAGGTCTGCTGGGAATAATAATACATGCTGCTGTGTTTCTTTTCTTAGCTgtacttttttcaatttgttagcAACTGTTAGATTAGGCATGAAAGGAGAAACCAAGATATATGCTTTGTATGAGATGGAgagagtaataataataaagaatcaaTAGGCAACATTTATGTGTGCTGAAGGAGGgaatatttgatgatatttgCTGCATTGTTTACCCCTTTAGGATTCATTGTCCAAATGGGAGAGAGGGGGATAAAAATGAAccaagacaaataaaaaatgacagattgttgcttataatttaccTTTACTGTTGATCCTTCTTTCTTTGCTGCCATGAGCTTTCATAATACATGTTGCTGTGTATCTTTCATTTGCagtaattttttcaattggTTAGCTAGAGATTGACGTGTTGCATACTGTTTTTGCCTTGGCTGTCTAGTGTTAGCTTGTGAGGTCTGAAACAACAACATCTTTTGCAaactgtttgtgtttttttcattgttgCCGTGAGCTGTGATGGGACTAATGTTGTtgctttttcttccttttctgtgTTGATGGTCTTCCTACTGGTTCAGTGACTTGTAATTGTTAGGAATGGGCAACTACTGTTAGCATGTGAGGTCTGAAACAACAACATCTTTTGAgtaattgtttatgtttttttcatggatGCCGTGAGCTATGATGGGACTaatgttgtttctttttcttcattttctgtgTTGATGGTCTTCCTACTGGTtcaatgacttgtaattgttaGGAATGGGCAGCTACTGTTAGCTTGTGAGGTCTGAAAAAGCAACCCCTTTTGCAgtaattgtttgtgtttttttcatggttgcCGTGAGTTGTGATGGGATTaatgttgtttctttttcttcattttctgtgTTGATGGTCTTCCTACTGGTtcaatgacttgtaattgttaGGAATGGGCAGCTACTGTTAGCTTGTGAGGTCTGAAAAAGCAACCCCTTTTGCAgtaattgtttgtgtttttttcatggttgcCGTGAGCTGTGATGGGACTAATGTTGTtgctttttcttccttttctgtgTTGCTTGTCTTCCTACTGGTTCAGTGAGTTttagctctgttttttttcctttaaacatGTCAGGATGGTGTACATGCATGTGCTGTAAAAGATGATTATATGAGCTGTAAAAGATGATTTATATGCTACTTTCACAGCACATGCATACATGTGAATGTACTGATTTTGAAAGCtgaaaaattgtaaaatatacGTAAAGAGGATTgaaattttctatataaagaggAATGTGTACATCATATTTTACAATGGCATAGCTTTCTATAACAAGCTTCTAAAACCTTTCAATTGCACCAAATACAAGCAAGTAGAATACTTCTTTTTTGCTGGCTTTACaggtatggaaaaaaaattatgtcgcACCAACTCTATGatagtatttttattgaatgttatttaattatttaaatatttttattaacaacatataattttgtttttgtttccatgTAATTGAAGTTATGGATGATCCACGatttaataacatatttaatGAAGATTTCGATGGTAATTATGATGATGTAATGAACCGGATTGtagatcaaattaattatcctagttgTGGAGTTAGTGGTGCTTCAGTTGATGGTGCCGGAGATGATAGTAATGGAAACGACTCTGACGACAGTAATGATGACGACGATGATGATGccgacgatgatgatgatgccgACATTGACGGTGATAGTGATGATGACGATGCATTTATTATAAGGAGGcattttgataggaaaaaattaaatttatgcaCAGCTGGAGCTATAAACgcgtattatattaattatatgtataaagAACCATGTATGGTTTCCTATAACACAGGGATGCGTTGGTTGACGGAGGTTTTAAGAGGTCATTGGAAACGAAGTGTTAACATGTTCAGGATGGACGCAACAACTTTGTTGAGTTTGTGCACCGACTTGGAAACGCACCATGGCTTAAAACCGTCAAGAAGAATGAGCGTTATTGAAAAGGTGGCAATGTTTCTATTTACAATAGCAGTTGGGGCGTCAAATAGACAAGTGCAGGAAAGATTCCAGCATTCAGGTGAAACTGTTAGTAGATGTTTTAAAGAAGTGCTTAAATCATTACGTTTGTTTGCTGTAGAAATCATAAAACCAGTAGATCCACAATTTACGAGCACACCAAGAGAAATTGCTATGAATCCAAGATTTATGCCACATTTCaaggtaagattaatttttttatatatataattaagtagTTTAATTAAGTTGTTCGGAGGAGtatgaaatatattataaatgttTATATGAGTACTATAAATGTTTTTGTGGCATGTAGAATTGTGTTGGTGCAATTGATGGAACACATGTTCGTGCATGCGTACCAGCTGCAAATCAAATTccatttattggaagaaaaggtGTACCAACACAAAATGTAATGGCCGCTTGTAGTTTCGACATGCAATTCATGTTCGTGTGGGCAGGATGGGAAGGCAGTGCACACGATACTCGTATTTTTCTGGAGGCTATTGACAATAGCACTATCAACTTTCCAAAACCTCCAGAAGGTTGTGATTTTGACTAAATTGAAGATTGGGTAATTGAaggaatataattattttttttagttttgtttaaaattacaatgttatttttttcaggaAAATACTATTTGGTTGATGCTGGATATCCAAACGAGTATGGATATTTGGGTCCCTACAAAGGCGAGAGGTATCACTTCCAAGAATTTAGACGTCGTGGACAACCAAGTGGTCGGAAAGAAGTGTTTAATCGTGCACACTCGTCACTACGTAACGTGATCGAACGTTCTTTTGGGGTATGGAAACAGAGGTGGAGAATTTTGCAAAACATGCCTGCTTATCCATACAAAACACAAGTTGAAATTGTAGTTGCATCAATGGCactacataattatattagaaggagatcgcaagATGATGCAGTTTTTTCTGAGTATGATCGCAACCCCAATTTGATTCCAGATGACTTTTTGCCTGATACTGTTCAGGCTTCGGCCGTTCAAGGCTCACAGAGGCCTTCACGTATGGATTTTGTACGCGATGGAATTGCCAATAGTttgatggaacaataaaaaagtaCATTAATGTATGacaatttttcattttgttatgtaATCATAATTACAAAACACCTATGTTTTggaattatatatatgtgtttatacatgtcattttaattaattccaatcaaatatttaattccaatcaaatataaaacacaaaccatattaacaaaatacaagaaatttttttttgaaccaCAGTTTTTACCAAACACAAAACTGCTTTTTTTCAACCACAATTGTTGAACCACAGTTTTGTAACCAAACACCTAAAActgctttttttaaaaccacaacttcaaccacagtttttaccaaacaccaattttttaaaaaatcaacctcacaaaaagtactttttatgaAACTGCTTTTTACAAAACgcaaccacaaaagctaccacaataccaaacacactcttattTTCAACCTAATTCAGTAGGAAACATCATGAGTTCCAAGAATTAAATAAACATGGAAGTTcctaaaattctaaataaactagctaagaaacaaataaaacactctaaataaaaacaattatggcaAAGAAAACGTGcgaaataaattcaattctcttattaattattctgtttattttgcaaaaagaaattctaacaAGTTTAATCATGAAGTGAATGAACACTTGAGTAGTTAGCAttccatgattaaaaaaaaaaaatggagaccATAGAGATAGAGAAgataagatgaaaaataaaatggaaagagAATGGTGTCTGAAAGTGatgtacaaaataaaataattatatttgttttttatttgattatgatgatcaatgataaaatatgtaaaaaaattatcttaaccTTAATATGAATTACTAtcaatcttatatattttaaaaaataattagatttgttttcattttagtttttattgagTGTtggaattaataatattataatgataTAAGTTATAAAACTTCGATTTTCATAGGAGGTTAATCTAGTACCCGGGCGACTCGAGGCTTAAACAAGtccgagttttttttaaaaaaagagaaattaactCGATCTGTCCCAGTCAAAAACCCAAATCAACTTAGGATAAACATGTGTCAAAatcttattgatattttttttgaatttttggttTGTTCAAAACAAGGTTActttagtcatttttttttttaaaaaatagggtCAACCGAGTTGACCCTCCTTATTTGTGACTGTGGCTTTGCCCCGATCGACCTccgagttgagttttaaaaatataattataacaatttttataCTTATATTGACCTGAGTCAACCTAGGTTGACTCACCCAATCTATGACCCGGGTCTTATCTCAGATTGGTCCtcaaatcaggttttaaaactataataataactatttttatttttatgttgactcGGATGATCCCAAGCTAACCCTCTCGACATGTGACCCCGGTTTCTGTCGGGATCGATCTTCgaatcaggttttaaaactttaataataatcaattttgtttttatattcacCCTCCTAACTAACTTAtaacctaaattttttatagatcagctctcaaatcaaattttaatactatcataataattttttttttttttttgttgactttaATCAGCACAATCCAGCCATGATCTATTCCTTGGAGATCcagatataaataaaataaatagctagATCGAGACGGAATGAGATGGGACAGCAACAATTAGTTGACATCACTCAAGTAGCAAATGCATAATAACATAGCCAAAATGTGTATCATCAAGGAAAATAAACTGTAATTGTCAGCAGCATCAGCAATCAGCTGTGGATATATATTTACagaactaaaattaattaactgtaGAAAGTGAAATGAGAGTAAAAGAAAGATAGAGAGTTTCATCAGAAAACTGGGCAGCCATCGACAAGGATCCCTTTGGCAGTTGGACAGCTAGCCAAGGGGCATCCTTCTTGGTTGTCCGGGTTGCTTCCCCACCATAGCAGACCAACATTCCAGAATCCAAGACCGAAAAAGATCAACAGAGTCATAAAGGCTGTCCCGGCATCAAGACCGCCAGAGAGAACATAATTATAACGTTTCCACCATTCTGTTCGATGTCTGAAAAGAACATATCCTGAGAGGAATCCTACGATAATCCAACTGGTGTAGTTCACAGAAGAAGCTGGAGGCATCATTGCTGTGGCACCTAACATGATTGGCATGTGAATGAGGCCGATCCATGTCTTGCTTGGGAATGCCTTGTGAAAAATCCAGACTATGAGAGGCGCTACAGCACCTCCCAGAAAGAACCAGTTGACGTTGCCATATTCACCGAGGTTTCCAAAGATTCTGCGAGGCCCAACCAGCCCCCATATGACAGAGGCATTAAAGAACACACTGTCCTGTGGACATCTCCATGGGCCGTTGTCTGCAGCGCAAAGATTGGGAACAGCATCCATCATCCACCAGGCAGTTCCTAGGTATACAAGTACAGCCACAAGTGTTCCTACCACCTGCCAAGTCATTATTTCACTATTGAGCCTTGTACATCATGTTATGCACTGATTTGAAACACACACAAAACTGACCTGCGCCATGAACATTGATCTAGGTGGAATTTTCATGTAGTGGCCTAGCTTAAAATCTGCTAGGAATGTTAGAGCTTGAGCCATGCTTATATATCCGTACACCTTGAAGCACATATTAGCAACAGGCCGCTCTGGATATAGGTACCCTATTATATATTCTGTGATAACATTCAATCCCGGTTGCTGTTCACAGGCAAGAGTAAGAAATTCAGCATATTATGATGGACAATCGACTTGATAAGAATCAAAGGTTTCGACAATTTTTACCTGGTTTGTAGTGGCACTAATTATACCAATTGGGAGGGTGAAGAAGAAGGCGATGGCACAAGCTAGTAAAACACCCCACCAACGCAACTGAAGTGCAGCATTGTAATACTCACAAGCAAAGATTATAGCAGCAATATTGGCAACAAGAATGACAAAAAACCACCACATGGGAACTGATTTATATCTCTTCATTAGCCTTGTATGTATATCCATTTTCCTTCTGGCTCCAAAGGCCATCTTGCTTTGCTTCCATAGGTCACTGCACGTGGAAGGTACGAACACAAAAATTAGAACAGAAAAGCCAATTTCATTTCAGTCTACAGTAACTAAATTTGATGGAGCATACCTTCCACTAAAGAGTAAGACATGCATAACAGTAGCAGAAAGTGTGGCAAAACCCAAGCCATAAGTCATAGCAAAGAAAGTGCTCATATGCACAGGTCCATGCTCCGCATAAGCATCCCGATCGAGATGAAATTTCGAGTTGATAATCTCAAGGATCTTGTATTCCTGACCCGTAGCTGTGTATAGGTGATTGGAATATAAAGGGAAGTTCTTGGCATTGTAGACATTGAGCCAGTAACAGAGGGGTGTCATCACATACATGATCAGGAAAAATCCAACAGCAACATTGGCAGTAGCAAACCATGGACTGGCAAGTGGGCTTCCAAGATAAGATGAAATTGTAGCCCAGTCAAATCCTATAGCACCTATTCCAAATCCTGATAAGCCTGAACCTAGCTGCTGAACCAAAACAGACTTGGAACCAAGCCAACAGATCCAGGAAAAAGATGATAGCATAGTGAAAAGATAGCCGGGCAAGATATAGTATGCAAAAGCGGAGATCATGACTAGTAGGAAGTACTGGGTACGGGTTGTACCGCCTTTTggccttttctctctctcatgtaGAGCCCTGCATTAATCATAGATTCATACCAATTAGAGGGTATAGACTTCCTAAAAACCAGCAGAGCTGGTTTGTTCAaaatatagaaagcaaatacaCTAATGTACCTGAACAATGAGACTTGAACCAGATTAGATGGCCACCACATCTCCCCTGGCTCAACCAAATATTTCCTGAAAATTCCTGCCCAACCAAATCCTAGCATCTACAAATTCAGAAAGGTCAATAGAAAGATCAGAAACCATtcagaattttcttccaagttaCATGCATCTGCAGAATTCGACACAATCCTTGTGTAATTTCCAGCATTTGGATCACTGATGGTAACAAACACATGGAAATTGCAGTAATCGTTCATAAATCAGCTAATGAACAGTAAATTAACTTCTGTGACTCTCAGACTCAATCTTAGATTTCGTTAACCAGTAAACTTAAGTAAAACATTAAACAGATTAACCAAACATTCACTGGTCATGTAATATTAAGCATGCTATTTAACCGTtccaaatataacaaaaaaaaaaagaaagaaaaatagtgaTAATATGAACAAACCTGAGTGGTGATCATAATAAATAAGGCTGGAATGAAAGTAAGTTTCCTCTGATAATATATCTTAACAGAGGTAAGAATATGAGCAGCATAGACAGTTCCGGCACCAGAATTCGCAAAAATTGTAATCAACACATGTTCCTTTATATTAAAGGGTCCGGGATTCAATGTGAACTCCCATCTTGTACCCTCAAAAAACTTACGAGTAGACAGTTTTTTAGCCATTAGATGCCCTAAAGGCACCACAGCAATCTGTGCAGAAATAGAGGAAACAGTCAATGGCTGCGACCTGTACCAGAAAAACTGGTTTACAAAGGATAGAATGATACAAGAACCAAGACCAAGAACCCACATTCTGAATGTCAAAACAGGCATGGTGGGATCATCGGTTTTTGGAACTGTAAGATCTACTTGCTTTATCGAACATTCCTCATGATCAGCCTCAATTTCCATGGCCTTAATCTCAGATATCTCAGCCATGAACATATACAAAAGCTAGGTCAAGAACTTATTGAGAGAAGGAATTGTTTTGCTAGGCAAGCAAGAGTTGGGAGATGAAGTAGGACTTTACGGAGATTCTTCGCAGGATAAGTGAAACTGTTTGCACAAGGATTTATGAACCTCGGAACTCTCATTACTAGGATTTATATAGTAGGTATTCTTACGTGATCAGTTTTTGTTTTaggggggaaaaaaagagttttattTTCACATGCATATCTTCAGTCTCCTTTCATCTACaactttatataaataaaagaatctcatagtttaatttaatttgaaattgagtTAGGAATCCTTATCTTAAGCAGACTCGGGATATTATCTTGGCAAATAAAAACAGGGATGAATTACATTAATctctttaatatataataattatagctAGCATTGAAAATCGTGAATATTTGTTAGAAACCCCTTTgcatacaaataaaaagaatacaaaTCTCCTTAATTTGTATATCCAAAATTCCCTTATATGGATAAAATCCTtgaaataagataaataatttatgaatatttaagttttttatctaataaataaataagtaattgATAAGATATGAATGTCAAGATATCCAATATCATGTCCAACTCTAAATCTGAGTTATCTTGTCCGAGTGGTTTTTAGACATCCAACTGATCAATTTGCACCTAACTATGCCACCTTAAGCACAGTGCCAGGCCTTGACCCAAACCTATCCCCCATCTCTTTTGTTTACTTTTAAGGCTTAGGGTTGGATgtattctctgttttttttttattgttctccTGTGAAGGGATGCCTTATATAGGCAAATATATATGTCAATTACATCTTTTCTATTCTGAAAGGAATACAGCAATGTATATCCTTTCAGGACTCCTATAGAGTATGTCTTTTATATATGGAAAACTACCTTCTTATTCGGCTAATTATATGTTAATACTTCCCCTCAAGTTGGTGCGAAGAAATCTTTTAAGCCTAACTTGTCTAGAGACTTATGAAGAGCTTCCGCAAGGACTGCATGGGTTAGAATATCTGCTAGTTGCTCACTTGATCTGACGAAAGGGATGTCCACTAACTTTAGAAGTAACTTTTCCTTGATAAAGTGTCGATCTACCTCAATGTGTTTAGTTCGATCATGTTGTATTGGATTATTAGCTATCTCTCGTGCTGCCTGATTGTCACAATATAGTAACATAGGATCCTTGGGTTCAAAACCTATTTCTGTGAGTAAGGTCCTGAGCCATAACAGTTTGCATATTCCATGTACCATCCCTCTATATTCTGCTTCTGCTGAGGACCTTGCtgttacattttgttttttactttgccATGTGACAAGATTTCCTACAACAAATGTAAAATAGCCAGAGGTGGATCTCCGATCAGTGAGATTCCCTACCCAATCTGCATCAGTAAATCCTTTCACTTCCATatttccatgttttttaaatgcCAGTCCTTTTCTTGGAGCCCCTTTTAGATAACTTAGAATTCTCATTACAGCTGTCATATGATCTTCACttggagcatgcataaactgacttACCACACTAACCGCATAGGCAATGTCTGGGCGAGTgtgagataaataaattaaccgCCCTACCAATCGCTGgtatctttctttgtttgttggTACTTGATCTGGGTGAATGGCCAATCGATGATTTTGAACAATAGAGGACTCTACTGGTTTGCATTCTAGCATACCCGTTTCAAATAATAGGTCCAGTATATACTTTCGTTGTGACAAGTATATACCATCTTTAGTTCTTGCAActtcaatttctaaaaaatatttcagtCCTCCTAAATCTTTCATTTCGAATTCGGTAGACAAACATTCTTGtagcttttttatttcatctgtgTCATCACCAGTTACGATCATATCGTCTACATAAATAATGAGCAGTGTAACTTTACCATTCTTCTGTTTGATGAATAGAGTGTGATCAGAGTTACCTTGGTGATAACCAATTCGTTTCATAGCTTCTGTAAATCTCCCAAACCATGCTCTTGGCGATTGCTTCAAGCCATACAATGCTTTCCGCAATCTACACACTTTTCCACTTGATTATGAACTGTTAAACCCAGGTGGAAGCTGCATATAGACTTCTTCTTCCAGATCACCATGGAGAAATGCGTTCTTCACATCAAATTGCTTTAAAGGCCAACTGAAATGTGCTGCTAAAGACAACAAGACTCTGATCGTATTTATTTTTGCAACTAGAGCAAAAGTCTCTTGATAGTCAATGTCGAATGACTGTGTGTACCCTTTTGCTACTAGCCTTGCTTTGAACCGATTAATTATGTCGTCTGCTCTATGTATGAGGTTGAATATCCACTTGCAGCCTACTGGTTTTTTTCCTAGAGGGAGTGATACAATACTCCATGTGTCATTTCTTTGTAATGCACTCATTTCAGCCTCCATTGCTTTTGCCCATTTCGGGTGTTGTAAGGCATCCTCAACCTTTGTAGGAATTCTTATATTCGTCATCTCACTTATGAAGGCTTGATGCTGTGGTGGTAGTTTGTGTGTAGAGATATACTGTGTGATTGTATATTTTGCTTTGCCATTCGGTGAGTACCTGTCAGGGGCCTTCC belongs to Populus nigra chromosome 18, ddPopNigr1.1, whole genome shotgun sequence and includes:
- the LOC133678809 gene encoding protein ALP1-like, with the translated sequence MDDPRFNNIFNEDFDGNYDDVMNRIVDQINYPSCGVSGASVDGAGDDSNGNDSDDSNDDDDDDADDDDDADIDGDSDDDDAFIIRRHFDRKKLNLCTAGAINAMDATTLLSLCTDLETHHGLKPSRRMSVIEKVAMFLFTIAVGASNRQVQERFQHSGETVSRCFKEVLKSLRLFAVEIIKPVDPQFTSTPREIAMNPRFMPHFKNCVGAIDGTHVRACVPAANQIPFIGRKGVPTQNVMAACSFDMQFMFVWAGWEGSAHDTRIFLEAIDNSTINFPKPPEGKYYLVDAGYPNEYGYLGPYKGERYHFQEFRRRGQPSGRKEVFNRAHSSLRNVIERSFGVWKQRWRILQNMPAYPYKTQVEIVVASMALHNYIRRRSQDDAVFSEYDRNPNLIPDDFLPDTVQASAVQGSQRPSRMDFVRDGIANSLMEQ
- the LOC133678098 gene encoding uncharacterized protein LOC133678098, yielding MEGLESSDKAAWTKEMLHIFCDICIKAIDMGMRPNTHFDKPGWKFLITSFKEQTGHAFTKTQLKNKWDGCKKDWRIWNKLVSETGVGWNSELGTIAASDEWWKQKIQEIRGAKKFRHVSIEPSLKNKFDRMYSNIVATGAFAWTPSSGVPAGSGVDPGTSNADIADDGLEEGSGDSEEDVIPDFQTDMARMVGGIHMSSSTNTKSGEKRKERDHYDVRGRKKKTSGIGVKLLTRCNHLLESMSTKSDSTSVNMDREGCSIPEVMAELHSIPGVSVDDDFHDFATEYLSLRRKREMWSSMGDMQQKLRWLQRMYERSKRA
- the LOC133677904 gene encoding oligopeptide transporter 9-like, which codes for MAEISEIKAMEIEADHEECSIKQVDLTVPKTDDPTMPVLTFRMWVLGLGSCIILSFVNQFFWYRSQPLTVSSISAQIAVVPLGHLMAKKLSTRKFFEGTRWEFTLNPGPFNIKEHVLITIFANSGAGTVYAAHILTSVKIYYQRKLTFIPALFIMITTQMLGFGWAGIFRKYLVEPGEMWWPSNLVQVSLFRALHEREKRPKGGTTRTQYFLLVMISAFAYYILPGYLFTMLSSFSWICWLGSKSVLVQQLGSGLSGFGIGAIGFDWATISSYLGSPLASPWFATANVAVGFFLIMYVMTPLCYWLNVYNAKNFPLYSNHLYTATGQEYKILEIINSKFHLDRDAYAEHGPVHMSTFFAMTYGLGFATLSATVMHVLLFSGSDLWKQSKMAFGARRKMDIHTRLMKRYKSVPMWWFFVILVANIAAIIFACEYYNAALQLRWWGVLLACAIAFFFTLPIGIISATTNQQPGLNVITEYIIGYLYPERPVANMCFKVYGYISMAQALTFLADFKLGHYMKIPPRSMFMAQVVGTLVAVLVYLGTAWWMMDAVPNLCAADNGPWRCPQDSVFFNASVIWGLVGPRRIFGNLGEYGNVNWFFLGGAVAPLIVWIFHKAFPSKTWIGLIHMPIMLGATAMMPPASSVNYTSWIIVGFLSGYVLFRHRTEWWKRYNYVLSGGLDAGTAFMTLLIFFGLGFWNVGLLWWGSNPDNQEGCPLASCPTAKGILVDGCPVF